A stretch of the Malus domestica chromosome 08, GDT2T_hap1 genome encodes the following:
- the LOC103441481 gene encoding vesicle-associated membrane protein 711: MAILYALVARGSVVLAEFSGTSTNASTISRQILEKIPGDSDTHVSYSQDRYIFHVKRTDGLTVLCMADETAARRMPFAFLEDIHQRFVRTYGRAVHSAQAYGMNDEFSRVLSQQMEYYSNDPNADRINRLKGEMSQVRNVMIENIDKVLERGDRLELLVDKTANMQGNTFRFRKQARRFRSTVWWRNVKLTVALIFLVLIVIYVVLAFVCHGLALPSCLK, from the exons ATGGCGATACTGTACGCGCTGGTAGCACGAGGATCGGTGGTGCTGGCGGAGTTCAGCGGCACGTCGACGAACGCGAGCACAATCTCCAGGCAAATTCTCGAAAAAATCCCCGGAGACAGCGACACCCACGTCTCCTACTCTCAAGATCGCTACATCTTCCACGTCAAGCGCACCGATGGCCTCACCGTCCTCTGTATGGCCGACGAGACCGCCGCCC GGAGAATGCCATTCGCTTTTCTTGAAGACATTCATCAGAGGTTCGTGAGGACCTACGGCCGCGCTGTTCATTCGGCCCAGGCTTACGGCATGAACGATGagttttctagggttttgagCCAGCAGATGGAGTATTACTCCAATGATCCTAATGCCGATAGGATCAATCGACTCAAAGGCGAAATGAGCCAG GTGCGAAATGTTATGATTGAGAACATTGACAAAGTTTTGGAAAGAGGGGATCGCTTGGAGTTGCTGGTTGATAAAACTGCTAATATGCAAGGCAATACCTTCCGGTTCAGAAAGCAAGCTCGCCGTTTCAGAAGCACTGTGTGGTGGAGAAATGTTAAGCTCAC GGTTGCATTGATATTCCTTGTGCTAATAGTAATTTATGTTGTGCTGGCTTTCGTTTGCCATGGCCTCGCACTACCCTCCTGCTTGAAGTAG
- the LOC139198050 gene encoding protein FAR1-RELATED SEQUENCE 6-like — translation MWVPVYVKDTFFAGMIPIRENESLTPFFDGYVHTHMSFKEFVDKCDLALHRKRIKEVAADVESRSSIVELKTRCNFEEQLRKVYTKEIFQLEVEGMHSCFNTRQVNVNGPMLTYIVKERVEVEGNEKEVRCNEVLYETTQVDIRCICSLFNYKRYLCRHTLNVLNYNGVEEVPSRYILPRWSKDFKSRYLLHHGSSNINMYNPVYWYNHLYKLALPVAEEGAQSEEHYKTTLQALVELLNKLHLVEDIQV, via the coding sequence ATGTGGGTTCCAGTGTACGTAAAAGACACATTTTTCGCAGGAATGATCCCTATCCGAGAAAACGAGAGCTTGACTCCATTTTTTGATGGTTATGTACATACGCATATGTCGTTTAAGGAATTTGTTGATAAGTGCGATCTAGCGCTACATAGGAAGCGCATCAAAGAGGTGGCGGCAGATGTGGAGTCGAGAAGTTCAATCGTTGAACTAAAAACGAGATGTAATTTCGAAGAACAGCTACGGAAGGTATATACGAAGGAAATTTTCCAGTTGGAGGTTGAGGGCATGCACTCCTGTTTCAACACAAGGCAGGTGAATGTGAACGGGCCTATGCTAACCTACATAGTCAAGGAACGGGTTGAAGTTGAAGGAAACGAGAAGGAAGTCAGATGCAATGAGGTTTTGTACGAAACAACACAGGTCGATATCCGATGCATCTGCAGTTTGTTCAACTACAAACGTTATCTATGCAGGCATACGTTGAACGTTCTTAATTATAACGGCGTGGAAGAAGTCCCATCGCGCTACATTCTGCCGCGTTGGAGTAAAGATTTCAAGTCCAGGTATCTTCTCCATCACGGCTCCAGTAATATCAATATGTATAACCCAGTGTACTGGTATAATCATCTCTATAAACTTGCCCTTCCCGTTGCGGAAGAAGGGGCACAATCGGAAGAACATTATAAGACTACCTTACAAGCATTGGTGGAGTTATTAAACAAGCTTCATCTTGTAGAGGATATCCAAGTGTGA